The following DNA comes from Megalopta genalis isolate 19385.01 chromosome 14, iyMegGena1_principal, whole genome shotgun sequence.
TGGCACCGATGGAAATTGCTTCCGCAAGTTGCGCGATCGTTGGATCCTCTCTGGAACATTCTTATGCATCGTTGCATAATTAATTCGCGTAGTTAATTTGTGCTTGTTTATAGGAATTTGTGTTTATTTATGATTATTCTTGATTATAAGGTATTTATCGTAATGATGTATTATCGAAATTATAtgcaataattatattaaattttatattattgatattgtatattataatatatatcgtattataaaatgatattaaaattatatgctATAATATATCGTATTATACaagaatattaaaattatatactctaatatatcatattatacgataatattaatattatatactctaatatatcatattatacaataatattaatattatatattataatataacatattatacaataatattaatattatatactataatatatcgTATTGCGTAATAATATTAAAACTATATGCTATAATATAccgtattatacaataatattgaaattataacctctaatatatcatattatacgatagtattaatattatacaataacattaatattatatgctataatatatcgtattatatatatcgtactgtacaataatattaaaattatatactcTAATATATcagattatacaataatattaatattatacactataatatatcgtattatacaataatattaaatttatatgctataatatatcgtattatataataatattgaaattatatactataatatcctattatacaataattttgcatttatatactgtaatatatcgtaataatatattatcaatattatattccTATAATATACCGTATTATACACGTCGTTAAAATTATATTcctataatatatcatattatacacatcattaaaattatattccTCCTATAATATACCGTATTacagaataatttatatattacatacaaAGTACATCATATCATACAAtacttttaaaattatatattacattatatacaataataatatacaataatatccaaataaaatactataatatattataaaaattatattcctATAATATATCCTATTAAATAGACTATTAAAATTACATACTATATTCCATCGCATAATATATTATCAAAATCatattaaacaataaattaGATCGCGGTTAAATGGAAAGTAGGTCGCGGTTAGATCGGAATTAGGTCCAGTTTAGGTTCACGCATCTGCTCAAATATCTCCCGCGACCGAAACCAGACATATAAACTTTCTTCGAAGGAGAAACTCCTTCGAAACAGCCAAGCTCTGCAAACCCGCTAAAATATCAAATATCAATATCATCAAACACGTCGACAAGCGATCGCCAACACTTCGATTCTGccagaagaaaaaaagaaaaaagaaaagaaacgctCCAACGTTCAACCAGCGTCCCGTAATCACGGCATCCTCGGGATTTAAACGGGCGACACGGTGTCATTAACAAATCGTCGCGTGCGCCTGCGAGGATTCACCGTCCGCGGCACTGTTCAGGGGGCCGCGCCGCTCTTGAGCTACTTGAAGTTAATTTCGCGTCCTCCGCAGAGTCGAAGGATGGATCGCGCGCGTACGGCCGCTGGGCGTGTGTATAAGAGGCGGTCGAGTTTTCCCATAGAGACAGAATCGTTGCTCATAGGCGTGTCGCGCGCGTAACGCACGCCGGCGACCGATCTGCGTCGCGCGGCCTTGCCAGCATCGTCCGACGAACAACACCCGAGTTTAAACAAATAGAGTCACCTGGAACAACTGGAGGGGTGCCACGCGGCTCTATATAGGGACTATTCGTGCCGTGCACGGCGAGCAGACGAACGCGACGACGGCGAACACGTTTTCGAGGAAAGCCTTTCGACGCTGCCCGGCCTGGAAAATGCAATCATTTCTGCTGGTACGTACTGTCATTGCTTCCGAATCATTCTGGGATAAATTAGGATTGAtagtattttttaaaataagcgGTATCTCAAATGGCAAAGGCATAACTAAACGCGAAATAATTCTTATCCTTAAATGCGAAATAATTCTGGGATAAATAACGATATAATTCTGGAATAAATGACGAAATTTTTTCTTTAGAATATCTGAAATGCATCGTCGTAAATTCAAAATAATTCTGGGGTAGCTAAATAATTGCACTCGTTtccaaattaacgcaaaatttaatacaGTCTTTTTGGtccacggtatttccatttttcaTGACATTTTTTACAcgcgaaattgaattttgaGATTTGTGCAACAGTTCTttaaatgtaaacaaatttggcgaataaaattatattttgaaaCGCGACGCGACAATTTTtcatggcgcctcggagtcgtcactcgagtgcaaagggttaatatatatttttttaaattcggTATTTAAAGTATAAAAATGTTTCCAGATTTTTGCACGGTCACGTCTTCGATTTTCGTTTATTTTCTGGTAAACaattttaatgtttataattttgtaaatattgcTGTGTGGCTGGATCTAAGGGAAATTAAACCCTGTGATTTTTACTCTGTTTGTAACAGAGCGctataaacaaatgaaatagaattgaaCAAAGCTTTAAAATTAAAACTAAGCTTTCGTTTGTTCTAAAAACTTGCAACAGAGCGTtgtaaacaaatgaaatataattgaaCAAAGCTTTAAAATTGAAACTAGGCTCTCGTTTGTTCTAAAAACTTGCAATAGAGCGCtgtaaacaaatgaaatataattaaacAAAGCTTAAAAATTGAAACTAAGTTTCCGTTTGTTCTAAAAACTTGCAACAGAGCGCtgtaaacaaatgaaatataattaaacAAAGCTTTAAAATTGAAACCAAGCTTTCGTTTGTTCTAAAAACTTGCAACAGAGCGCTGTAAACACAGACAAATGGAACAGAATAGAACACCGTCGGACTAAAAAATTTACAGCGTTGAATAAATAACATGAAATAAATGACAAAGAATAAGCaacgttaaataaataaagatagaAAGAAGTACACGTTGTATACGCTTCGAAGGGTGTCGAATTTTCCGGTCGGACGGCCGACGAAGTGCACAGTGAGGGTGCGGGGGGAGGGGGATGGTGAATGGGTAGCTTTTTCATTTGTAAACACCGACGGCGGGTCGTTCTTCGGCTGACAAATTTTGACAGGCCGGCAACGGAGCGTGTACGGCATCGATACAGGACCGTCGGGGCGCACGCTGTGCTTCATTCGGCCGAATCCGACGGAACGCGGAGGACAAAAACGGCGAAAGAGGAGCAATTAGCGTGTGGCGTGAATGGAACGTCGCCTGTTAGACCGACGGTTTTATTTCTGCGGCCGAACAGATCCCTTTTGTCCAACGGTGTCTTGGCTTACAAACTTGTTGTGCATCCCTTTTTTATTTTTGAAAATTGCTAGTCGACATTTTTATGGATATATACAAAATTTATACACAAAATTATATGATACGTTTTTACAGATATTTTTGCATTTTTGAAGATACTCTATAACTGACTGATTAATCGAGAAAAATTGTTTAAGGCCACAAAGGTAACTAATGAAAAATTGAGTAAGACAattatgcaaaacaaaaatgaaGTGACAAAGTATTTTctgttttaagaatttttataattgcaaCAGTGTTTTTAAATTTATCCGGGGCCTTCAAAGTTTCTGTTTCACCCACTGtgtcaattataataaatcttAGTTTAagctaatttaatttaatttgatttaattgaatatattctaatttaattttatttatttgcatatattttaatttaatttgatataattgagtatattttaattcaatttaatttaatctcaAGCAAAAGCAAAAGATTTAAAATCGTGGAAACATGAAAATCGTTTAAAAATACCAACGTATTATGCTAAcatattatttttactttcttttattatacaattaaattATTTCTAAGAGGAAGGAACATTGCAGTTTCAATGTCCCGCAGTCGATGCGACGATTGTATCTTCTGTAAACGGTTTAAACGCGAGCCGGAGATTGCATAGAATTTCTCTTTCGCCTTTCCATAACAACGTTTGCTTCGGTTTGTTTTTCCAAGGACGCGTACCGCGCGGACGACTTGTGGCGTTTTAAGAGCCCGGCGATAAAAACTTCTTCTATCTCGCGCGTCCACTTGTCCCGCGGCTTGCGTAAAGTGCAGTGTACACAGCCGAAAAGACACAGTCCCGTTTCCATTCTTGGGAACACATTGTTCGACGCCAATATTTGCAATTAAAGGAAGTGAAAGTGAGGGGGCCTCGCGCCGTCGCGACGAGGCAAAAGGAGACACCGCCGCAATCCTTTGTTTACGTTCGACGAAACCGGTTCATTTCACCCTATCTCTGACCTAAATTCtcgacacacacacacgcgcgcgcgcgcgctcgcgtcaGAATTCTCGCGGGAAAATCATtgaaaagtgaaaaaaaatcgtatacTTCACAATCAATTTTCTTTTCGATTAATTTTCGTACCCTCGTTTTTTATGCCAAGCAAAATTGTTTGTTCGAACGTAGAAATGTTTAACACTGTAACAACACTGTAATAACGCTGTAATATACAGATTTAGCGCACAATATCgagtataattttcaatttcccGTCGGGCGTCCGCTTCTCATATTTCCCGGGGTTGTTCCACCCCCGCAAAAAATCCGAGAAAAATTGGCAACGCTGCTTCCCGTAATACCCATCGTCAGAATTAATGCGACGACGGCAACACTGTATCCTTTCGAGAAATCTGCAATTTTCTAATCTTTTCTCGGTGCTATAATTTTTCTTGCCCGCAACTTGCAGTCGAAAAATCTGCAAAAATTCACCAATGTGCGCCCTCGAATTCCAAAATGAGCtgtatttttttcaaaattttcgaaGACCACGAGCGAACGTGAGCGCTGATGAATTAAACATAAACCGCGTGCCCGTCGTGACCACGTGCATCGGCGAATTACGCATTCATCGTAGACGACGCGCATCCGTTAGCGACGGAAGCCtaattaatttaacgattgAACGTATTTGGACGCACGAGTGTCTAATTGATCGAAATCTCGAACGCGATCGTACGGGATCGATTGCAAAACAAGACCGAATTCACCGTGAATCATCTCTGTTACAGATATTCTCTTCCGCCTGCCTATTCGCACTCAGCAGCGGTGCCATAACAGCGACCGAGTCGAAGCTCGTTACCAAACTAGCGCCCGTAAACAGCGTACCCTACGAAGACACTACCAAAGATCTGACAGCGGCCGCCAGCGACCGAAGTAAGCGATCCGAAACAGATTTTATTCGGCCGAAAATTTCGTGCTGCAAGGTTCTTGCTTCCGCGTGAATTTATGGGCTTGAAGCCGTGCCATTTATAATTACAAATATTAATACGtactaatatatacatattaatacatattaatacatattaacacatatttataaatatttataattgcaaatattaatacatattaacacatatttataaatatttataattgcaaatattaatacatattaacacatatttatagatatttataattgcaaatattaatacatatgtatgaatatttataattaGAAATATTAACACATATCTATGAATATTTACAATTACAAATATTAACACATATTTGTAACAACATATAATTACAAATATTAACGCATATTTGCAAATACATTacaaatattaatatgtatttataaacaaatacattacaaatattaatatgtatttataaacaaatacaatTACAAATATTAATAAACATTCATCTCAATATTTGCAACCGATCAAAATAATTAGAAGGCGAAATTGACCAGACATTAATATAATGAAAGAAAAACATAATTCATGAATTTCAATTAAGAAAGCTTAGAAGACAATTAAGAAGGCCATCGTTATCCTGGAATTGTTTTCACACGACAGATTGCAAAGACCACTGCACCAGATAGTACAATAACAAAGAATGTGACCCTCAGACAAAAATGAAAACACAGCCTGTGAAAAACGTCTCGGATGAATCACTTATGGAAATGTACTGTTCTCCCGTTACGCCAGTCGTTAGATGAATGATCTAACGCGAAGCGACGAGTGATCAGAGCGCTGCACTGCACTAGAAAGAAGCCGGCGGATGTCGAAGGACCTTCGGCGGTCTCGCCGCGGCACATTAGCATGTTATTAGAACGAATGTCACTTTTTTTTCACGTCGGCTACGCGTCTGAGACGTCCGATCGTGGGAACGGCAGTGACACACTTATTTAATACGAGAACGTTGGATAACGATCGATTGTTTATGCCGCGAGGATAGTCGCAATTCCGCGCGGACAATGAGTTCACGTGCTCGCAACGATTGCACGATTATGACAACCCTAATTGCGTCCTGGACTAACGATGAGATTGGCCGGGGAATATCGAGATATTTTTTCGCGAGCTCGTTAATTCGCGAATTTATTTATCCTGTGGATTTATTAATATgagaatattaaattttgtaaaattaatttgagaatttattaaattgcaaaattgtctatttgcGAATTTATCGATTCGCAAACTCGCGAATTCGTTAATCCTGCATATGGAGCACTCGCTGCACGCTCGAACTGCACCGTAACCTTTGACAATAGACCGTCGAGGCTGCGCGCGAGTTTTAAATATTCCGACGTTAGCCGGCAAATTACGGAATTTAAAATCGCCGAAGTTAGATAGTTCGGAACTCCTGTCGACCGTGTCGCGAAAGCGTGGTAGCATTTCAAACGGTCCAAGTGCCGGCTCAACTATCGTTTATTGTAGCGGGAGGAACTTTATCGATTTATACAGTCTGTTCCACGAACGGCGTCGCGGGTCGAGGGAAACGATTCCTCGGTTCattcgaagaaactttttcctttgcgaaaatcttCTCCGTCGCACCGTTagcgagttattcgcgaaaaacgaCTGGCCAATTGGCTAGCGAGCGCGgccgacgctccgccctcgcgacgcCGCACGCATCGACCGATCCCGGCCTACCATTGGTcgagcgtttttcgttaatatctcgttaacGAGGCCgtggagaacattttcgcaaaggaaaaaattgctccAAATTGACTGAAGAATCACTTTAGGTGCACCGTGTATAGATACCGCTGAAAATTGTTCCAACAATTTAATGGAACTTTTAATCAATTTTGTACAGGCTCATAGAACTTTTTTTGTGCAATTTTGCAGGGTTCGTGTGAACTTTATACAATCCTATGGGGTTCGTATGAACTTTATACAATCCTATAAGGTTCACATGAACTTTATACAATTACTCAAGGTTCATacgaatattataaaatttgatagaattaatataaattcGCATAAATCCCGTGAAATTTTAAAAAACctctacaaattcatatgaatttCTAAGAACGTTACGAACGCCTAAGATTGCCTGCTCGCATAATTTCCGGGTGAAACGGATCGGCGAATCGACTAGGTTGGCCTACTCGCGAAATATATTGATTTTCTTAAAAGCTTCCTTGATTCCAGCGTTCCACATTGGTAAGGATTATGGGCAGCCCAGTTATGGCTCAAGCGTGCCGTACGGGTCCTATTACAGCTCGATTTATAGTCCCAGCGTTGGATACCGCGGCGCCGGATTGAATCCGGGATACTTGAACGTGGGATACAACAGGGGATACGGGCCGAACGGAGTCACCGGCGGCGGTCATCTCGGGTAAGGAATATCCCCGGCGCAATTTAAGGTGCAATGATTAGGAGACGTCGTAAACTTGTCGCAGACGATTGTCGTGTCGGTCGGAAATTCGCGTGACATCGTACGAGCACGTGGAACGTTCGTAGCCGGCCTCGAACCGTCGGACTAAATGAGACACAGTGTAATGAGCAGAGACGAACGTTGTCGTTGTTGATTGGCATTACTATCGTCCTCCTCGTCGCCGCGCTGGACTGCAACAGTAGGCGAGCAACCGTTGCCGCGAATTCCCCCCGAATGCTGCGTGACGCGCCGGCCGTGACGTCATCTACGAAGTCACGTGATGGGTACCGGGGAATTCTGGACCGCGGCGCGCAGGAGAATTCAGTCGCTGGAGAATTCGGTGACAAGTTGTAACTTTTGAACCGACAGAGATATCGCGATGAAATTTTcactaaaaataatttaaaaatcgcGATTTTCAACTGGCGTTTTAGCCAGCTAATTTTTAtgatataaaatttttttatataaaattacacaataatttataaaattacacaatacaaaatatagaaaattatgtaataaaattattatataatagaaactatagaaaattatataataaaattgttatacaataagaaatatggaaaattatataataagaaatatagaaaattgtataataaaattattatataataaaaaatatagaaaattatacaataaaattattatgtaataaaaaatatagaagattacataataaaattattatataatagaaaatatatagaaaattatgtaataaaattattatataataaaaaatatagagaATGAtacaatacaattattatataataaaaaaatatagaaaattatataaaaaaattattacataatatacaataaataatcgttATCTCCCGGGGGGAATTTACCGTGCACCGAACATTTTCGGACAGAATATCGCCGAGTTCTCTATAACTTTCCATTGTGATAATCGAATTAATCAGACAGGTACCGCGGTGCCGGACGATACTGAGACACTATTACACCATGTTAATTCTGTTGATTCGCAGATACGGTTACTACGGGAACCTTGGATATAATCCCGGTTACGGGAGCAGCGGCTACATCGGCAATAGTGGATACGGCGGTTACGGAAGTGGATTGGGCTACGGAAGTGGTTACGGTTCGTACAACACCGGAAATTATGGTTTAGGCTACGATGACGGATATAATGGATACGGACGCGGCGGTTACGGACGCTACGGTGGCTACGACGGTTACGGGTATGGATCAGGTTACGCCGGCTACGGCGGATCGAATTACGGTTCGGCGTACGCCGCGAGGAGCAACTACGAGCCCTACAGCTACCAAGGCTACGGGAGTTACGGCTCGCCGTCGGGATACAGGGGTTACTCTTAGCTCGCTCACGAGTTTCGGGCATCGATCGCGCGCACCGCCGCGCTGCGCCGAAATGCTGCGACGCCGTTCCTGCGAATCGATCGAACaattggaccgcggattttctgCACTAGGACGAAAAATTGGCCGTTCTTCTGCAAACAATTTAAGAGCGGACGGACAACGTTGTATCGTTTTTAAGGCATTAACGTTACCGataatgataaaaaataaaatataaaaataagatattaaaataaaataaaataaataatagaataaaataataaaataataaaataataaaataaaaataatagaataaaataaaataaaatacaaaaataaaataaaatataaaaataaaataaaataaccttctctcgttatatatatattcaatccAGCATTCCCCGATGCTTCCCTGAATTGTCGCACAGCggtgtaattaaatttttcgaACACGCTTACGGTATTCTGATTGACCTAACTACCGAGTTAGTATGATCCCTGCGTACGGCTCATTCGCGCGCTCGTTGTTCCATGGACAAACTTGTGGTAATCTCT
Coding sequences within:
- the LOC117225755 gene encoding uncharacterized protein LOC117225755 isoform X1, with translation MQSFLLIFSSACLFALSSGAITATESKLVTKLAPVNSVPYEDTTKDLTAAASDRTSLIPAFHIGKDYGQPSYGSSVPYGSYYSSIYSPSVGYRGAGLNPGYLNVGYNRGYGPNGVTGGGHLGYGYYGNLGYNPGYGSSGYIGNSGYGGYGSGLGYGSGYGSYNTGNYGLGYDDGYNGYGRGGYGRYGGYDGYGYGSGYAGYGGSNYGSAYAARSNYEPYSYQGYGSYGSPSGYRGYS
- the LOC117225755 gene encoding uncharacterized protein LOC117225755 isoform X2: MQSFLLIFSSACLFALSSGAITATESKLVTKLAPVNSVPYEDTTKDLTAAASDRTFHIGKDYGQPSYGSSVPYGSYYSSIYSPSVGYRGAGLNPGYLNVGYNRGYGPNGVTGGGHLGYGYYGNLGYNPGYGSSGYIGNSGYGGYGSGLGYGSGYGSYNTGNYGLGYDDGYNGYGRGGYGRYGGYDGYGYGSGYAGYGGSNYGSAYAARSNYEPYSYQGYGSYGSPSGYRGYS